In Nilaparvata lugens isolate BPH chromosome 5, ASM1435652v1, whole genome shotgun sequence, the following proteins share a genomic window:
- the LOC111051436 gene encoding formin-like protein 20, whose amino-acid sequence MYFTLNCLAFLATLIGQAISAPSGFFGPPPPVFGTPFPGPPLAPSFVTARSSQVIARNYNALFLAPPQPVYAPAYPYPAYPPAFEPSYFF is encoded by the exons ATGTATTTCACGTTG AACTGCCTAGCCTTCCTCGCAACCCTCATCGGCCAGGCCATCTCAGCTCCATCGGGCTTTTTCGGACCTCCGCCACCTGTTTTCGGCACCCCCTTTCCGGGTCCGCCCCTGGCACCCAGCTTTGTTACAGCGCGCAGCTCGCAGGTCATCGCCAGGAACTACAATGCACTTTTCCTAGCGCCGCCCCAACCCGTATATGCACCGGCCTATCCTTACCCGGCCTACCCTCCAGCCTTTGAACCCAGTTATTTCTTTTGA